Proteins found in one Bombus terrestris chromosome 1, iyBomTerr1.2, whole genome shotgun sequence genomic segment:
- the LOC100643720 gene encoding thrombospondin type-1 domain-containing protein 4, with product MDRSRKSKNDRPPWSPAEVPRRRRCAPRRTNMTKIRNFGSILALTMLTAASVSSTHVPDKYPIEVYHMLREKTQFNLGRDNRIRGTWGPWSAWSECSRTCGTGIQSQSRECVPYQRLLRKRSIISENGTSNSRPICIGTYKRYHTCNTQKCPNFPEDLRAEQCAKYNGRNYKGESYDWVPFLDVPNSCALNCRAVGERFYATLEPAVMDGAPCDAPNLRGHNTGISMERTDRWLCVAGQCKSVGCDGVVGSGVTMDACGVCGGQGKGCRLYEGIFMEPILPRGHQPVTTIPKGAMSLNISELRFSSNFLALKDSNGSYILNGPLAYSPSGTYKAAGTTLTYQRGDKNRMECILATGPLNDSLHLEILAQEMNPGVLYKYMMPFNGKPVIAPPLFPIGSVDRGNEIPDSDARIRPTFPVSRISNQKADLSPTIHNQDRARAREKGRKEEMRHSPTTVMAGDQPKSKNKKKKRMRFSWKMFGVTPCSKECGGGVQTAIFKCFRENRQMIVNDKRCRNVEKPQQPPPLRCNDNPCPPRWRAEPWGECSVSCGIGTRSRKLECVQELNANLTMRVAAGACVQPPDLRSVETCTKPACTNGPELRHMHSQHDTPRWDVGAWGPCSTTCGTGIRNRTVTCITSGDACSAFNKPDSQKICESAPCMRTGIEHSAPWLYSEWSSKCSAECGSGVETRQVACADGSELFCNPKERPETERQCFGRESNCDSAKWFTGPWSFCSVSCGVGVQYREVLCVARTNKELVVSPASNCNGSRPANEQVCRASACTPTWFTSNWSKCSVTCGTGVQTRLVRCILEGVSNSNCEDVAKPSGHQQCSLDPCKKDAPSSSKPPKKAYEASSECVDKHPNCALVMKNGLCRIKYYKYSCCRCRE from the exons ATCGATTCTAGCTTTGACAATGCTGACTGCGGCCAGTGTCTCCTCTACCCACGTGCCCGACAAGTATCCCATCGAG GTCTATCACATGCTACGGGAGAAGACTCAATTCAATCTTGGCCGAGATAATCGTATAAGAGGAACCTGGGGACCGTGGAGTGCTTGGAGCGAGTGTTCACGGACCTGTGGCACGGGTATTCAGTCGCAGTCTCGCGAATGCGTGCCGTATCA GCGACTGTTAAGGAAGCGGAGCATTATCTCGGAGAATGGCACGAGCAACTCGCGGCCCATTTGCATCGGTACATACAAGCGTTACCACACGTGCAACACGCAG AAATGCCCGAACTTCCCGGAGGATTTGCGGGCCGAACAATGTGCCAAGTACAACGGAAGAAACTACAAGGGCGAGAGCTACGATTGGGTTCCATTCTTGGACG TACCGAATTCTTGCGCGCTCAATTGCCGCGCCGTTGGCGAGCGTTTTTATGCAACGCTTGAACCGGCAGTAATGGACGGCGCACCCTGCGACGCTCCGAATCTTCGTGGACATAATACCGGAATTTCTATGGAACGCACAGACCGATGGCTCTGTGTCGCCGGACAATGCAAG TCCGTGGGTTGCGACGGTGTGGTAGGTTCCGGCGTTACGATGGACGCTTGTGGTGTCTGCGGTGGTCAGGGTAAAGGTTGTAGACTGTACGAGGGTATTTTTATGGAACCAATCCTGCCGAGGGGTCATCAACCCGTAACCACCATCCCGAAAGGCGCCATGTCTCTCAACATCTCCGAACTACGTTTCAGTAGTAACTTCTTAG CGTTGAAAGACAGCAACGGTAGTTACATCCTGAACGGACCCTTGGCTTACAGTCCAAGCGGCACTTATAAAGCGGCTGGCACGACATTAACATACCAGAGGGGTGACAAAAACCGCATGGAGTGTATCTTGGCAACCGGGCCACTGAACGATTCTTTGCATTTAGAG ATTCTGGCGCAGGAAATGAACCCTGGAGTGCTTTACAAATACATGATGCCGTTCAATGGAAAGCCAGTGATAGCACCGCCGCTCTTTCCGATAG GATCCGTCGATCGCGGCAACGAAATCCCCGATTCGGATGCTCGCATCCGGCCAACCTTTCCGGTCTCTAGAAT ATCCAATCAAAAAGCAGATTTATCACCGACCATTCATAATCAAGATCGAGCACGGGCTCGCGAGAAAGGACGGAAGGAAGAGATGAGGCATTCGCCTACCACGGTGATGGCCGGAGATCAGCCAAAATCGaagaacaaaaagaagaaacgtatGCGATTCTCTTGGAAGATGTTCGGAGTGACTCCTTGCTCCAAGGAATGCGGAGGAG GCGTTCAGACGGCGATCTTCAAGTGCTTCCGCGAGAACAGGCAGATGATCGTGAACGACAAGCGTTGTCGTAACGTGGAAAAACCGCAACAACCGCCCCCGTTGCGTTGCAACGACAATCCCTGTCCGCCTAG GTGGAGGGCCGAGCCGTGGGGCGAATGTTCGGTCAGCTGCGGCATCGGGACAAGGAGTCGGAAATTGGAGTGCGTACAGGAACTAAATGCGAATTTGACGATGCGAGTGGCTGCCGGTGCGTGCGTACAACCGCCTGACCTTAGAAGCGTGGAAACCTGTACGAAACCGGCTTGCACGAACGGTCCGGAATTGAGGCACATGCACTCTCAGCACGACACACCCAGATGGGACGTCGGCGCCTGGGGCCCA TGCTCGACAACTTGTGGAACGGGAATTCGTAACAGAACGGTGACATGCATCACGTCTGGGGATGCCTGTTCCGCGTTCAACAAACCCGACTCTCAGAAAATCTGCGAATCCGCGCCTTGTATGCGCACCGGGATCGAGCACAGTGCTCCTTGGCTCTACTCGGAATGGTCGTCCAAG TGCTCGGCAGAATGTGGTAGCGGAGTGGAAACGAGGCAAGTGGCCTGTGCCGATGGTAGCGAGCTGTTCTGCAATCCCAAAGAGAGGCCGGAAACGGAGAGACAATGTTTCGGAAGAGAATCGAACTGCGATAGCGCCAAATGGTTCACCGGTCCATGGTCATTC TGTTCCGTGTCTTGCGGAGTGGGTGTCCAGTATCGAGAAGTCCTTTGCGTTGCAAGGACGAACAAAGAATTAGTCGTGTCGCCGGCGAGCAATTGCAACGGTTCGAGGCCAGCAAACGAACAAGTATGCAGGGCGAGCGCGTGTACACCGACATGGTTCACCTCGAACTGGTCGAAG TGCTCGGTGACATGCGGCACCGGAGTGCAAACCAGACTGGTTCGTTGTATTCTCGAGGGTGTGAGCAACTCGAATTGCGAGGATGTTGCGAAACCTAGCGGCCACCAGCAGTGCAGTTTGGATCCGTGTAAAAAGGATGCTCCGTCGTCGAGCAAACCACCGAAAA AAGCTTACGAGGCGTCGTCGGAGTGCGTCGACAAACATCCAAATTGTGCTTTGGTCATGAAGAACGGTCTGTGCCGCATCAAGTACTACAAGTATTCGTGCTGTCGGTGTCGTGAATAG
- the LOC100643839 gene encoding armadillo repeat-containing protein 6 homolog produces MVRVITQETYDEVVNENMEQFSMTPKEAIEDAVKQFEAQGVDLSNIIKDLILNDDSELIVSSLNQINNAIEDQNYDNVHLTLDKLRNELDKDIARRIYAGKKGAYNTLIKLMKACLNNATIIKSALKAITSLMNGNPDLLNDEGIALQIQILDRYPDISTLQLLLRWIRECCIKHELNRQGIFNADIFNKLKKILIRDDTSGPELRDACAVIRALVLDDDIRHEYGKAHEHASVIAKGALNVLTGLLPRYKKDKGVVGDLMITLAALIVRNEFCQEVEDAGGLKFVIDVMIDHPDSEKLNWQALKLLKALAGNDDVKSHIITSGCGPLIVSAISRMRESECVVTAGLACISALTLRCPSNAGVFYDCGAPLVIVDAMKAYPKSVTLLKQAAWAIRNMSVRNKAECSEFITHGIEDVLTSALKLHGSKIESDVKAALRDLGLKVELKERWTGKGVSMNN; encoded by the exons ATGGTTCGCGTAATTACTCAGGAAACTTACGATGAAGTTGTTAACGAAAATATGGAGCAATTTTCGATGACTCCTAAAGAAGCTATAGAAGACGCGGTAAAACAATTCGAAGCTCAG GGTGTAGACTTGAGCAACAtcattaaagatttaattctcAATGATGATAGCGAATTAATCGTATCTTCTTTGAATCAAATTAATAATGCTATAGAGGATCAGAATTATGATAATGTTCATCTTACATTAGACAAATTGAGAAATGAATTAGACAAAGATATTGCACGTAGAATATATGCTGGAAAGAAGGGGGCGTataatactttaataaaattaatgaaagcaTGTCTTAATAATGCTACTATCATAAAATCGGCATTGAAAGCTATTACTTCATTAATGAATGGTAATCCAGACTTGTTGAATGATGAGGGGATAGCCTTGCAAATACA GATTTTAGATAGATATCCAGATATCTCAACATTACAATTACTTTTACGGTGGATAAGAGAATGTTGTATAAAACATGAGCTTAATAGACAAGGTATTTTTAATGCGGATATCTTtaacaagcttaaaaaaatattgattcgTGATGATACGTCTGGACCTGAGTTAAGAGATGCTTGTGCTGTAATTAGAGCCTTGGTGTTAGATGATGATATTAGACATGAATATGGAAAAGCTCATGAGCACGCAAGTGTTATTGCAAAGGGAGCCCTCAATGTCCTTACTGGGTTGTTGCCAA gATATAAGAAAGATAAAGGGGTCGTGGGTGACTTAATGATAACTTTAGCGGCGCTAATCGTGCGGAACGAATTTTGTCAGGAAGTAGAAGATGCAGGAGGGCTAAAGTTTGTCATAGATGTTATGATTGATCATCCAGATTCAGAGAAATTAAATTGGCAAGCCTTAAAATTGTTGAAAGCCCTAGCTGGAAATGACGATGTAAAATCTCATATTATAACATCAGGCTGTGGCCCTTTGATTGTCTCTGCCATAAGTAGAATGAGA GAATCTGAGTGTGTAGTGACCGCAGGACTTGCATGCATTTCCGCATTAACACTGAGGTGTCCCTCAAACGCTGGTGTGTTTTACGATTGTGGAGCGCCGCTTGTAATCGTAGACGCGATGAAAGCTTATCCTAAAAGCGTGACTCTGTTGAAACAAGCTGCTTGGGCTATACGCAATATGTCTGTACGAAATAAGGCAGAATGTTCAGAATTTATTACTCATGGTATAGAGGACGTCTTGACAAGTGCCCTTAAACTACACGGTTCTAAGATCGAAAGTGACGTGAAGGCGGCTTTGAGGGACCTGGGACTGAAAGTAGAATTGAAAGAACGATGGACCGGTAAAGGTGTATCCATGAACAATTAA